The Hordeum vulgare subsp. vulgare chromosome 7H, MorexV3_pseudomolecules_assembly, whole genome shotgun sequence DNA window TCGTCGTCAATCGTTGCAACCAAACGTGCTAGATCCGTCACGACTTGATTAAAGGCGTTCATATACTCCACAAGATCCGACCCCTCCTGCATTTCATACCATACAACTTTTGCTTCAGATACACCTTGATCGTCGCAATCTTGGACATAAATTGACTCTCCAGCTTCtctcagatcttcttcggcgaatTCTCATCCATCACATGATAAATAACCTGGTCTGACAGACACAACCGTATAGTTCCGGCTGTCCTCAACTGTAACTCCTCCCAATCCTCAGCCTCCATCTTAACTGGCTTGGCTTCCTGCAACAACGCCTTCAAGCATCCCTGTTGTATCAACAAATCTTTCACCCTTGTCTGCCATAACCCAAAGCTTCCAGTCCCGTCGGACTTCTCCACCTCAAACCTGGTACCCACTGGCGCCTTGGTTCTTTGTACGGTTGACTGTGTGAAAAAATACCTGAGTTATCCCGCGATGCCGAAGTACACTAGCAAAACACACGTGGTCTCGCCTTCGTGCACTAGTAGCAATCCACCAAAATAAATTGGCCTTCCAcgtgatctactcgtaagcacaaATCTGGACGCTTGATGCTAATTGCTTTGCCAAAACCTGATGCTTTCCGATGTACTACTGTGTATCAATGGACTTTTTCCTTTTGCCGATTGATCTGCTGTTACCTCGTCACGTCTCGTGCCCGGCTATTGTGGCTATATATATAATAGCGCGCCTCCAGGTTTCCGTGTCTAACACGAGGTTGTCCAGGACTCAGTCCTGTGCACTTTTGCTTCCAAACAAAAACCCGGTTACCATGGTGTGTCTGATTGCTTCTGCACCAAGAGATCGAGTCCACGCCCAGCTGCCCGTGCATGCATCCTTCTGTTGCCCGTGCATGCATCCTTCTGTTGCCACGatgacgacaccgagatttgttaatgaGGTTCGGCGAACTCGTCTACTGTTGCTTGGGCTGCCTCAGGCCCAGCTGCTAGCTCCGCAGGCCATGTCTCGTGCTCGTCGACGCATACGTGAAATGAAGCAATTTCTTTCCGATCTTGCCGACGCCCGATTCTTCCACGACATCTCCACCTCTGGATCAATCGAACAACAACCTcataacctagctcatgatatcaCTTTTGGAATAAATTCGAGGTACGTGGTCGATCCACCAAGGAACAAGCAATTATAACACGatgacgacaccgagatttgttaacgaggttcggcGAACTCGCCTACTCCCAGGGGcaatgactacgggcgctccttccCGAGATACCGCAACACCGGTCACCCGGGCGCCGGCACAAGCCGCCGGCTCCTCCTTGTGATCCTGTCGCTATCTAGTCGTCATAGGTTACAACGTGGGGTTTCTCTTTATATATAAAAGGCCAAGGGTATGACGTGTACGACTACCACACTACATGTATCCTATCCACACTACAACACCAAGTCCATATGTAACCCAACTcgtacacaatattcgacacgACTCTAACAACGCCTTGTCAGTATGCGAGGTAAGATCAGCACCATGGACTGAGAGGACAGGGGTGCGGTTTTTCCTGAACCAGGATGAAGCAGAGACTTGGAAAAAGCATGGAGTTTTCATCGCCCCCCAAGGCGCAGCGGATCTTAGGATGGAGTTTCAGTAGAGGACATGCTCTGTGACGGAGACACGGAGAGCATCCATGCCGAAGCATGTCTTTTGGTAGACTTATAGTTGAATGATGATGTTCATAAGGTCTACATTTCTTTGGAAAAAGCAGCTAAGAAAGATATGTTATCAATAATGTAACAGTTCACACGAATAATAACATGCAGATGATAATGCCGTTCAGGTCTTCATTCTCCGAATTAGCGGTAGACTGAGATCTTGTATGCTCCTTTGCACTTGCATGAACACAGGAATAAGTTAGTGTATTAAGTCACAACGCGGAATATGTGTATTGTAATAACATCGAGAAAAAACTTTCTTCCCGAAATACAGTTGTGAATTACAAGAATGCCGAAGCTGACGGGTTAACGACAATACGCCTTGCAAGAAAAGATATTCCCCCCACTAGTGTACTTCACAAACTGATCTATGCATGGGTCTTACCATTTCCTTTATGCAAGCGAAAGCTAGGACAACAATTTCTGCTCCGCCATATTGATTATCAATTTATTTATAGCACCTGAATACAAAGACTTAATCACCGACCTGGACTAGTATTCCTAGAAccagatttaattatctcatctgGTCTTTCTTCTAGAATCTCATTTGTGCTTGTTATTTCGGTCTCGGTGCTTTCATCAGCATAGGAACCAGAATCCGCTAATTGCACGTCAATTATAGGATTGCTTGGATGATTACTAATTACGCCAGTCCTCGAGACATACTCCAGATCAGCAGCTGCACCCCCAAATTTTGTGAAGATCTCTCTAAGGCCTGGCATATAATCGATGCTGATTAATGCCGTACCATGCCCATATGTTTTCCACTGGGGATGGTTTGAACAGAGAATAAGTTGTTGGTCCATTGGGGGGATTATATTGAAAACTAGCTTGAGCTTCCAGAGATTAGGCATTGCATCCGCCTCAAATTTTATGCAAGCTATACCTCGCATGAATGTAAACTTGAAGTACTTGAGAACCGAGAACCCAGCCGTatcaaagatgatattgtcatcagGCGGCGTTTGCACATACAGCGATAGAGCAGTCAGGGCAGGCAATCCTTTGAGAATATCGACAGAATTCATCATCAGTTCCCTCACTGCAATCTTCAAAATGCATAGGTTGCCAAGTTTACCAACCCACAGAGGTACCTGTGAGAAAATGCAGCTGCTGTGCGGGGAGAATTCAAATCTCTGGAGAAGGGGGGGAGGTTCCATGCAATCCCATAAAATGTTTGATTTTGAAGCTGCGGTATTTATAACCGATGAGGCATGAGCCACTGCAATAGTTTTCAGGTTGCCATGACCTCCGAGTAAAGAACCCAGAGCTTCTATGTTTTTCGCCACATGCTGGAAAGTAGACAGTGAAGAAATGGTAAGATGAAGCTCCTGCAGGTTGTTTAGCTTGCCAATGCTCATTAAACTGGGGGACCTTATTCTGTCTATCCCATCCAGGAGATCTCTCTGGACAGGAAGACTCAGGTGCAGGTGCAGCAAGCGTGGGAAATTGACATCCCATGGAACAGGAGCAAGTCTTGCATCTGTAATATCCAGTGTTCCCAGGTACTGTAGCACATGGCTCGGTAGTTTGATgcagacatcacatgcaatcttCAAATATCTCAGTTGAAACATTTCTGAAATCCCAGTGAGGTCTGCTATATCATCATCATGGCAGCCTTGACCAGATAGTTGAAGGTTTAGGACACGAACAAGTTTAAATTCTGTAAGACAAGGCATAGACTCAAGCAATCCAGAAAATCGAACTGACCGAACTTGCGAGTTTCTGATGTTTGTTGGTGTCTTGGCATACCTTGCGTCCCCAAAGACAAGCGAGAGTCGACGGACTTTGTGAGAAAGTGACACATTCTTTCGACATCTGTAGTCTATTGCCACGATGAAATTCTCTTCTGCAGACTTGTGCGCAATAAGGTCATGTATCATGTCATGCACTTGACAGGACAACACCTCCTTGTTGTAGCTGACAGATATCGGCTGGATGAAGCTTCTTCCAATGAGTTGATAGAGATAGCTTTCTGCAACTTTCTCGATGTCTTGCCCTTCTGTTGCATAAATCAGACCTTCGGCCACCCATTGCTTCACCAAATCATCCTTTAAGAATGTGTAGCCCTCTGGGTACATATTAAGGTAGAGCAGGCATGTCTTCAAATAACGAGGAAGATTATTGTAGCTCAGATTCAGTGCTTGTCTAGTTCTTTCACAAGTAGGCACTGCAGAGAAACAAGAGATTAAAGACTGATGGATGTATGTGAAGAGATCATTTGACATGACAGGCTGGCTTAGTAGAAGACTAGCTATGCAGATTGTGGCCAGCGGCAAACCATCACATATTTCAGTAATTTCATCACAAACTTGTTTCAGTTCATCAGGACAATCACTTTCAGAGCCAAAGAGTCTGTTAAAAAATAGCTTTTTTGAGTGATCATCATCCAGAGGTTGCATTTCAAAGACATGCTCCGACTGATAACTACAGCAAGCTATTGCTACGTTTTCAATCTGTGTAGTTGTTACTATTCTGCTGCCTTGACT harbors:
- the LOC123409402 gene encoding disease resistance protein RGA5-like, which codes for MLRELKEEVQIKPLLEQQVEVPSPPKHEEDEEPEEFPQVDNIAFSDPGPSTRDVSIRGREIGAPISASMGSMRPLVGKLDMLLQAPLLRRCSNSKRFKRVEDGIGLLKDDVQKMGSYLDQLSEVEDPPVAANCWMNEARNLSYDMEDYIDSLIFVGPENPSLVPDNIKATRSGLKFSFCLKFLGHAKSPKTQVVSIAETLSEFRMYVLEAIERHQRYNLHSYSTLKRRLVPVGPTLPIPTQYDEEASHIVIDGWTSKFINSLVDDVGEDQQLKVVSILGPSCLGKTTLANVLYSRIGKQYHCRAFVRVSKKPDMKRIFCDIFSQLQLPDHPWDFKETDLIDSIKKYLQNKRYLIIIDDLWETSVWDLINQAFPKGSQGSRIVTTTQIENVAIACCSYQSEHVFEMQPLDDDHSKKLFFNRLFGSESDCPDELKQVCDEITEICDGLPLATICIASLLLSQPVMSNDLFTYIHQSLISCFSAVPTCERTRQALNLSYNNLPRYLKTCLLYLNMYPEGYTFLKDDLVKQWVAEGLIYATEGQDIEKVAESYLYQLIGRSFIQPISVSYNKEVLSCQVHDMIHDLIAHKSAEENFIVAIDYRCRKNVSLSHKVRRLSLVFGDARYAKTPTNIRNSQVRSVRFSGLLESMPCLTEFKLVRVLNLQLSGQGCHDDDIADLTGISEMFQLRYLKIACDVCIKLPSHVLQYLGTLDITDARLAPVPWDVNFPRLLHLHLSLPVQRDLLDGIDRIRSPSLMSIGKLNNLQELHLTISSLSTFQHVAKNIEALGSLLGGHGNLKTIAVAHASSVINTAASKSNILWDCMEPPPLLQRFEFSPHSSCIFSQVPLWVGKLGNLCILKIAVRELMMNSVDILKGLPALTALSLYVQTPPDDNIIFDTAGFSVLKYFKFTFMRGIACIKFEADAMPNLWKLKLVFNIIPPMDQQLILCSNHPQWKTYGHGTALISIDYMPGLREIFTKFGGAAADLEYVSRTGVISNHPSNPIIDVQLADSGSYADESTETEITSTNEILEERPDEIIKSGSRNTSPGR